One window of Oncorhynchus masou masou isolate Uvic2021 chromosome 28, UVic_Omas_1.1, whole genome shotgun sequence genomic DNA carries:
- the LOC135517242 gene encoding high affinity 3',5'-cyclic-AMP phosphodiesterase 7A-like isoform X2, whose product MEVCYQLPVLPLDRPVPKHVLSRRGAISFSSSSSLFGAPDPRQLSQRRGAISYDSSDQTALYIRMLGDVRVRSQVGFEPEGRGSYPYLCIDFRTLHSCSESTSASSLIPGPGFISAGPVSGRRLRRLLSFQRYLHSSRLLWGTTHLNPLHILDEDYIGQAKCMLERVGSWNFDIFLFDRLTNGNSLVTMTFHLLNQYGLLELFQLDMVKLWRFLVMVQEDYHSLNPYHNAVHAADVTQAMYCYLREPKLAKSLTSCDILLGLLAAATHDLDHPGVNQPFLIKTNHYLAKLYRNSSVLENHHWRSAVGLLRETGLFSHLPAEEGLKMERQLGSLILATDISRQNEYLGKFRTHLNQDDLCLSNASHRHFILQMALKCADICNPCRPWELSKQWSEKVTQEFFHQGDIEKKHKLEVSPLCDSQRNSMGNIQIGFMTYVVEPLFAEWGRFSDTRLSQTMLGHLGLNKASWGGLVQQERPSSPDELEPSRPASVTMPTPAITESEPESASAVEPTAVNTATATGATNSEEIPQGRKES is encoded by the exons AGACGAGGGGCCATCTCGTATGACAGCTCAGATCAGACTGCTCTGTACATTCGTATGCTCG GAGATGTTCGAGTGAGAAGTCAGGTAGGATTTGAACCAGAAGGAAGAGGTTCCTATCCGTACCTGTGCATTGACTTCCGGACCCTACACT CCTGCTCAGAATCCACCTCAGCCTCTAGTCTTATCCCTGGTCCAGGCTTCATCTCGGCTGGGCCCGTGTCTGGTCGGCGGCTACGCAGACTGCTCAGCTTCCAGAGATACCTCCACTCGTCCCGTCTGCTCTGGGGAACAACCCACCTCAACCCCCTCCACATCCTGGATGAGGACTACATTGGACAGGCCAAG TGTATGTTGGAAAGGGTCGGGAGCTGGAATTTCGACATTTTCCTCTTCGACAGATTAACGAATG GAAACAGCCTGGTGACGATGACCTTCCACCTCCTGAACCAGTATGGTCTGCTGGAGCTGTTTCAGCTGGACATGGTGAAGCTGTGGCGCTTCCTGGTCATGGTGCAGGAGGACTAccacagcctcaacccctacCATAACGCTGTGCACGCTGCTGATGTCACACAGGCCATGTACTGCTACCTGCGAGAACCCAAG CTGGCCAAGTCCCTGACGTCCTGTGACATCCTCCTGGGCCTGCTAGCAGCTGCTACTCATGACCTGGACCACCCGGGAGTCAACCAGCCTTTCCTCATCAAGACCAACCACTACCTGGCCAAGCTCTACAGG AACTCCTCTGTTCTGGAGAACCACCACTGGCGGTCTGCAGTTGGTCTGCTCAGAGAGACTGGCCTGTTCTCCCACCTGCCTGCTGAGGAAGG GCTGAAGATGGAGCGCCAGCTGGGTTCTCTGATCCTGGCCACTGACATCAGCAGACAGAACGAGTACCTGGGGAAGTTCAGAACACACCTGAACCAGGATGACCTGTGCCTGAGCAATGCCAGCCACCGACACTTCATCCTCCAG ATGGCTCTGAAGTGTGCGGACATCTGCAACCCCTGCAGACCCTGGGAGCTGAGCAAACAGTGGAGTGAGAAAGTGACTCAAGAGTTTTTTCACCAAG GAGACATTGAGAAGAAGCACAAACTTGAAGTCAGTCCACTGTGTGATAGCCAGAGAAACTCAATGGGAAACATTCAGATTG GCTTCATGACTTATGTGGTGGAGCCTCTCTTTGCTGAGTGGGGTCGGTTCTCTGACACGCGTCTGTCCCAGACCATGCTGGGCCACCTGGGGCTGAACAAGGCCAGCTGGGGTGGGTTAGTACAGCAGGAGCGGCCGTCGAGCCCCGACGAGCTGGAACCTAGCAGACCTGCCTCCGTCACCATGCCAACGCCTGCCATCACTGAGTCAGAACCAGAGTCTGCCTCTGCTGTGGAACCCACAGCCGTCAACACGGCAACAGCCACGGGAGCAACCAACTCCGAAGAAATACCTCAGGGAAGGAAAGAGTCCTGA
- the LOC135517242 gene encoding high affinity 3',5'-cyclic-AMP phosphodiesterase 7A-like isoform X3, translated as MEVCYQLPVLPLDRPVPKHVLSRRGAISFSSSSSLFGAPDPRQLSQRRGAISYDSSDQTALYIRMLDVRVRSQVGFEPEGRGSYPYLCIDFRTLHSCSESTSASSLIPGPGFISAGPVSGRRLRRLLSFQRYLHSSRLLWGTTHLNPLHILDEDYIGQAKCMLERVGSWNFDIFLFDRLTNGNSLVTMTFHLLNQYGLLELFQLDMVKLWRFLVMVQEDYHSLNPYHNAVHAADVTQAMYCYLREPKLAKSLTSCDILLGLLAAATHDLDHPGVNQPFLIKTNHYLAKLYRNSSVLENHHWRSAVGLLRETGLFSHLPAEEGLKMERQLGSLILATDISRQNEYLGKFRTHLNQDDLCLSNASHRHFILQMALKCADICNPCRPWELSKQWSEKVTQEFFHQGDIEKKHKLEVSPLCDSQRNSMGNIQIGFMTYVVEPLFAEWGRFSDTRLSQTMLGHLGLNKASWGGLVQQERPSSPDELEPSRPASVTMPTPAITESEPESASAVEPTAVNTATATGATNSEEIPQGRKES; from the exons AGACGAGGGGCCATCTCGTATGACAGCTCAGATCAGACTGCTCTGTACATTCGTATGCTCG ATGTTCGAGTGAGAAGTCAGGTAGGATTTGAACCAGAAGGAAGAGGTTCCTATCCGTACCTGTGCATTGACTTCCGGACCCTACACT CCTGCTCAGAATCCACCTCAGCCTCTAGTCTTATCCCTGGTCCAGGCTTCATCTCGGCTGGGCCCGTGTCTGGTCGGCGGCTACGCAGACTGCTCAGCTTCCAGAGATACCTCCACTCGTCCCGTCTGCTCTGGGGAACAACCCACCTCAACCCCCTCCACATCCTGGATGAGGACTACATTGGACAGGCCAAG TGTATGTTGGAAAGGGTCGGGAGCTGGAATTTCGACATTTTCCTCTTCGACAGATTAACGAATG GAAACAGCCTGGTGACGATGACCTTCCACCTCCTGAACCAGTATGGTCTGCTGGAGCTGTTTCAGCTGGACATGGTGAAGCTGTGGCGCTTCCTGGTCATGGTGCAGGAGGACTAccacagcctcaacccctacCATAACGCTGTGCACGCTGCTGATGTCACACAGGCCATGTACTGCTACCTGCGAGAACCCAAG CTGGCCAAGTCCCTGACGTCCTGTGACATCCTCCTGGGCCTGCTAGCAGCTGCTACTCATGACCTGGACCACCCGGGAGTCAACCAGCCTTTCCTCATCAAGACCAACCACTACCTGGCCAAGCTCTACAGG AACTCCTCTGTTCTGGAGAACCACCACTGGCGGTCTGCAGTTGGTCTGCTCAGAGAGACTGGCCTGTTCTCCCACCTGCCTGCTGAGGAAGG GCTGAAGATGGAGCGCCAGCTGGGTTCTCTGATCCTGGCCACTGACATCAGCAGACAGAACGAGTACCTGGGGAAGTTCAGAACACACCTGAACCAGGATGACCTGTGCCTGAGCAATGCCAGCCACCGACACTTCATCCTCCAG ATGGCTCTGAAGTGTGCGGACATCTGCAACCCCTGCAGACCCTGGGAGCTGAGCAAACAGTGGAGTGAGAAAGTGACTCAAGAGTTTTTTCACCAAG GAGACATTGAGAAGAAGCACAAACTTGAAGTCAGTCCACTGTGTGATAGCCAGAGAAACTCAATGGGAAACATTCAGATTG GCTTCATGACTTATGTGGTGGAGCCTCTCTTTGCTGAGTGGGGTCGGTTCTCTGACACGCGTCTGTCCCAGACCATGCTGGGCCACCTGGGGCTGAACAAGGCCAGCTGGGGTGGGTTAGTACAGCAGGAGCGGCCGTCGAGCCCCGACGAGCTGGAACCTAGCAGACCTGCCTCCGTCACCATGCCAACGCCTGCCATCACTGAGTCAGAACCAGAGTCTGCCTCTGCTGTGGAACCCACAGCCGTCAACACGGCAACAGCCACGGGAGCAACCAACTCCGAAGAAATACCTCAGGGAAGGAAAGAGTCCTGA
- the LOC135517243 gene encoding mitochondrial fission regulator 1-like isoform X4, translating into MSQGNTRIEKNLDFGFSGKAYGSSRSIVRRIATNLPLKPCPRVHFQLNLYTEDGSVLNSAGGQNGLVASLADVVWIDREEKEDENYWFGFGRLRSEAPSGLMFRSHLPLPRRRSLPSLHQAEPEPQGQIRSNDEAIQKISALEMELAKLKAQIAQIVLTQEQNAQTPAPGGPPAPGRPPPPCAPPPPPLMGFQRSFSVIDLIQERRGKKTDGQTLLDQEPKQAEVPNMLDVLKDIGKVKLRPAKSPLESQAKPSEPTDAASLIANALKRKFAHRYRHNSNENKEFDFPASELKPFCSEFPKTDKVEVPLAALAENPSPCSETTPRDTHGKKCKHD; encoded by the exons ATGAGTCAAGGAAATACAAGGATAGAAAAGAACCTG GACTTTGGCTTTTCAGGCAAGGCGTATGGGTCCTCAAGGAGTATTGTGAGAAGAATAGCCACCAATCTTCCCCTTAAACCATGCCCCAGGGTCCATTTTCAG CTCAATCTTTACACTGAAGACGGTAGTGTTCTGAACAGTGCTGGGGGACAGAATGGACTGGTTGCCTCTTTGGCTGATGTTGTCTGGATCgacagggaagagaaggaagatgAAAATTACTGGTTTGGATTTGGAAGACTGAG GTCAGAAGCACCGTCCGGGCTCATGTTCCGTTCTCACCTGCCTTTGCCCAGACGTAGATCATTACCCAGCCTGCACCAGGCCGAGCCAGAGCCCCAGGGTCAAATCCGCAGCAACGATGAGGCCATCCAGAAGATCAGTGCTCTGGAGATGGAGCTGGCCAAACTCAAAGCCCAGATCGCACAGATAGTACTGACCCAGGAACAGAACGCACAGACACCAG CCCCAGGTGGTCCTCCTGCCCCAGGTCGCCCTCCACCACCCTgcgcccctccccctcctccactcaTGGGATTCCAGCGGAGCTTCTCGGTCATTGACCTCATCCAGGAGCGCCGTGGGAAGAAGACAGATGGCCAGACACTGCTGGACCAGGAGCCCAAGCAGGCAGAGGTCCCCAACATGCTGGATGTGCTTAAAGACATCGGCAAAGTCAAGCTACGCCCTGCTAAGAG CCCGCTGGAGAGCCAAGCCAAGCCTAGTGAGCCCACAGATGCTGCGTCTCTCATCGCTAATGCCTTGAAGCGCAAGTTCGCCCATCGCTATCGCCACAACAGCAATGAGAACAAGGAGTTTGACTTCCCAGCCTCTGAACTGAAACCTTTCTGTTCTGAATTCCCCAAGACTGACAAAGTAGAGGTTCCCCTG GCAGCACTGGCTGAAAACCCCAGCCCCTGTAGTGAAACTACACCCAGAGACACCCATGGTAAGAAGTGCAAGCATGACTAA
- the LOC135517243 gene encoding mitochondrial fission regulator 1-like isoform X3 → MSQGNTRIEKNLDFGFSGKAYGSSRSIVRRIATNLPLKPCPRVHFQLNLYTEDGSVLNSAGGQNGLVASLADVVWIDREEKEDENYWFGFGRLRSEAPSGLMFRSHLPLPRRRSLPSLHQAEPEPQGQIRSNDEAIQKISALEMELAKLKAQIAQIVLTQEQNAQTPAPGGPPAPGRPPPPCAPPPPPLMGFQRSFSVIDLIQERRGKKTDGQTLLDQEPKQAEVPNMLDVLKDIGKVKLRPAKSPLESQAKPSEPTDAASLIANALKRKFAHRYRHNSNENKEFDFPASELKPFCSEFPKTDKVEVPLVRQHWLKTPAPVVKLHPETPMFGQHMLKCTGQRKLL, encoded by the exons ATGAGTCAAGGAAATACAAGGATAGAAAAGAACCTG GACTTTGGCTTTTCAGGCAAGGCGTATGGGTCCTCAAGGAGTATTGTGAGAAGAATAGCCACCAATCTTCCCCTTAAACCATGCCCCAGGGTCCATTTTCAG CTCAATCTTTACACTGAAGACGGTAGTGTTCTGAACAGTGCTGGGGGACAGAATGGACTGGTTGCCTCTTTGGCTGATGTTGTCTGGATCgacagggaagagaaggaagatgAAAATTACTGGTTTGGATTTGGAAGACTGAG GTCAGAAGCACCGTCCGGGCTCATGTTCCGTTCTCACCTGCCTTTGCCCAGACGTAGATCATTACCCAGCCTGCACCAGGCCGAGCCAGAGCCCCAGGGTCAAATCCGCAGCAACGATGAGGCCATCCAGAAGATCAGTGCTCTGGAGATGGAGCTGGCCAAACTCAAAGCCCAGATCGCACAGATAGTACTGACCCAGGAACAGAACGCACAGACACCAG CCCCAGGTGGTCCTCCTGCCCCAGGTCGCCCTCCACCACCCTgcgcccctccccctcctccactcaTGGGATTCCAGCGGAGCTTCTCGGTCATTGACCTCATCCAGGAGCGCCGTGGGAAGAAGACAGATGGCCAGACACTGCTGGACCAGGAGCCCAAGCAGGCAGAGGTCCCCAACATGCTGGATGTGCTTAAAGACATCGGCAAAGTCAAGCTACGCCCTGCTAAGAG CCCGCTGGAGAGCCAAGCCAAGCCTAGTGAGCCCACAGATGCTGCGTCTCTCATCGCTAATGCCTTGAAGCGCAAGTTCGCCCATCGCTATCGCCACAACAGCAATGAGAACAAGGAGTTTGACTTCCCAGCCTCTGAACTGAAACCTTTCTGTTCTGAATTCCCCAAGACTGACAAAGTAGAGGTTCCCCTG GTAAGGCAGCACTGGCTGAAAACCCCAGCCCCTGTAGTGAAACTACACCCAGAGACACCCATG TTTGGGCAGCACATGTTGAAATGTACTGGCCAGAGAAAGCTGCTCTGA
- the LOC135517243 gene encoding mitochondrial fission regulator 1-like isoform X2 codes for MSQGNTRIEKNLDFGFSGKAYGSSRSIVRRIATNLPLKPCPRVHFQLNLYTEDGSVLNSAGGQNGLVASLADVVWIDREEKEDENYWFGFGRLRRRSLPSLHQAEPEPQGQIRSNDEAIQKISALEMELAKLKAQIAQIVLTQEQNAQTPAPGGPPAPGRPPPPCAPPPPPLMGFQRSFSVIDLIQERRGKKTDGQTLLDQEPKQAEVPNMLDVLKDIGKVKLRPAKSPLESQAKPSEPTDAASLIANALKRKFAHRYRHNSNENKEFDFPASELKPFCSEFPKTDKVEVPLAALAENPSPCSETTPRDTHVWAAHVEMYWPEKAALSTQRWFDLHGHLSALSTCLSPVSGWPCCLTRYTINLLSIPTHNSIASVFSSCTLITYHM; via the exons ATGAGTCAAGGAAATACAAGGATAGAAAAGAACCTG GACTTTGGCTTTTCAGGCAAGGCGTATGGGTCCTCAAGGAGTATTGTGAGAAGAATAGCCACCAATCTTCCCCTTAAACCATGCCCCAGGGTCCATTTTCAG CTCAATCTTTACACTGAAGACGGTAGTGTTCTGAACAGTGCTGGGGGACAGAATGGACTGGTTGCCTCTTTGGCTGATGTTGTCTGGATCgacagggaagagaaggaagatgAAAATTACTGGTTTGGATTTGGAAGACTGAG ACGTAGATCATTACCCAGCCTGCACCAGGCCGAGCCAGAGCCCCAGGGTCAAATCCGCAGCAACGATGAGGCCATCCAGAAGATCAGTGCTCTGGAGATGGAGCTGGCCAAACTCAAAGCCCAGATCGCACAGATAGTACTGACCCAGGAACAGAACGCACAGACACCAG CCCCAGGTGGTCCTCCTGCCCCAGGTCGCCCTCCACCACCCTgcgcccctccccctcctccactcaTGGGATTCCAGCGGAGCTTCTCGGTCATTGACCTCATCCAGGAGCGCCGTGGGAAGAAGACAGATGGCCAGACACTGCTGGACCAGGAGCCCAAGCAGGCAGAGGTCCCCAACATGCTGGATGTGCTTAAAGACATCGGCAAAGTCAAGCTACGCCCTGCTAAGAG CCCGCTGGAGAGCCAAGCCAAGCCTAGTGAGCCCACAGATGCTGCGTCTCTCATCGCTAATGCCTTGAAGCGCAAGTTCGCCCATCGCTATCGCCACAACAGCAATGAGAACAAGGAGTTTGACTTCCCAGCCTCTGAACTGAAACCTTTCTGTTCTGAATTCCCCAAGACTGACAAAGTAGAGGTTCCCCTG GCAGCACTGGCTGAAAACCCCAGCCCCTGTAGTGAAACTACACCCAGAGACACCCATG TTTGGGCAGCACATGTTGAAATGTACTGGCCAGAGAAAGCTGCTCTGAGCACCCAGAGATGGTTTGACCTCCATGGACACTTAAGTGCCTTATCAACCTGTTTGTCACCGGTCTCTGGATGGCCATGTTGTTTGACTAGATATACAATCAATCTGCTCTCTATTCCTACTCACAACAGTATTGCCTCAGTCTTCAGTTCTTGCACTTTGATAACATACCATATgtaa
- the LOC135517243 gene encoding mitochondrial fission regulator 1-like isoform X5, with product MFRSHLPLPRRRSLPSLHQAEPEPQGQIRSNDEAIQKISALEMELAKLKAQIAQIVLTQEQNAQTPAPGGPPAPGRPPPPCAPPPPPLMGFQRSFSVIDLIQERRGKKTDGQTLLDQEPKQAEVPNMLDVLKDIGKVKLRPAKSPLESQAKPSEPTDAASLIANALKRKFAHRYRHNSNENKEFDFPASELKPFCSEFPKTDKVEVPLAALAENPSPCSETTPRDTHVWAAHVEMYWPEKAALSTQRWFDLHGHLSALSTCLSPVSGWPCCLTRYTINLLSIPTHNSIASVFSSCTLITYHM from the exons ATGTTCCGTTCTCACCTGCCTTTGCCCAGACGTAGATCATTACCCAGCCTGCACCAGGCCGAGCCAGAGCCCCAGGGTCAAATCCGCAGCAACGATGAGGCCATCCAGAAGATCAGTGCTCTGGAGATGGAGCTGGCCAAACTCAAAGCCCAGATCGCACAGATAGTACTGACCCAGGAACAGAACGCACAGACACCAG CCCCAGGTGGTCCTCCTGCCCCAGGTCGCCCTCCACCACCCTgcgcccctccccctcctccactcaTGGGATTCCAGCGGAGCTTCTCGGTCATTGACCTCATCCAGGAGCGCCGTGGGAAGAAGACAGATGGCCAGACACTGCTGGACCAGGAGCCCAAGCAGGCAGAGGTCCCCAACATGCTGGATGTGCTTAAAGACATCGGCAAAGTCAAGCTACGCCCTGCTAAGAG CCCGCTGGAGAGCCAAGCCAAGCCTAGTGAGCCCACAGATGCTGCGTCTCTCATCGCTAATGCCTTGAAGCGCAAGTTCGCCCATCGCTATCGCCACAACAGCAATGAGAACAAGGAGTTTGACTTCCCAGCCTCTGAACTGAAACCTTTCTGTTCTGAATTCCCCAAGACTGACAAAGTAGAGGTTCCCCTG GCAGCACTGGCTGAAAACCCCAGCCCCTGTAGTGAAACTACACCCAGAGACACCCATG TTTGGGCAGCACATGTTGAAATGTACTGGCCAGAGAAAGCTGCTCTGAGCACCCAGAGATGGTTTGACCTCCATGGACACTTAAGTGCCTTATCAACCTGTTTGTCACCGGTCTCTGGATGGCCATGTTGTTTGACTAGATATACAATCAATCTGCTCTCTATTCCTACTCACAACAGTATTGCCTCAGTCTTCAGTTCTTGCACTTTGATAACATACCATATgtaa
- the LOC135517242 gene encoding high affinity 3',5'-cyclic-AMP phosphodiesterase 7A-like isoform X1, with product MEVCYQLPVLPLDRPVPKHVLSRRGAISFSSSSSLFGAPDPRQLSQRRGAISYDSSDQTALYIRMLGACVIFKQLFPRDVRVRSQVGFEPEGRGSYPYLCIDFRTLHSCSESTSASSLIPGPGFISAGPVSGRRLRRLLSFQRYLHSSRLLWGTTHLNPLHILDEDYIGQAKCMLERVGSWNFDIFLFDRLTNGNSLVTMTFHLLNQYGLLELFQLDMVKLWRFLVMVQEDYHSLNPYHNAVHAADVTQAMYCYLREPKLAKSLTSCDILLGLLAAATHDLDHPGVNQPFLIKTNHYLAKLYRNSSVLENHHWRSAVGLLRETGLFSHLPAEEGLKMERQLGSLILATDISRQNEYLGKFRTHLNQDDLCLSNASHRHFILQMALKCADICNPCRPWELSKQWSEKVTQEFFHQGDIEKKHKLEVSPLCDSQRNSMGNIQIGFMTYVVEPLFAEWGRFSDTRLSQTMLGHLGLNKASWGGLVQQERPSSPDELEPSRPASVTMPTPAITESEPESASAVEPTAVNTATATGATNSEEIPQGRKES from the exons AGACGAGGGGCCATCTCGTATGACAGCTCAGATCAGACTGCTCTGTACATTCGTATGCTCG GGGCTTGTGTTATATTCAAACAGCTGTTCCCAA GAGATGTTCGAGTGAGAAGTCAGGTAGGATTTGAACCAGAAGGAAGAGGTTCCTATCCGTACCTGTGCATTGACTTCCGGACCCTACACT CCTGCTCAGAATCCACCTCAGCCTCTAGTCTTATCCCTGGTCCAGGCTTCATCTCGGCTGGGCCCGTGTCTGGTCGGCGGCTACGCAGACTGCTCAGCTTCCAGAGATACCTCCACTCGTCCCGTCTGCTCTGGGGAACAACCCACCTCAACCCCCTCCACATCCTGGATGAGGACTACATTGGACAGGCCAAG TGTATGTTGGAAAGGGTCGGGAGCTGGAATTTCGACATTTTCCTCTTCGACAGATTAACGAATG GAAACAGCCTGGTGACGATGACCTTCCACCTCCTGAACCAGTATGGTCTGCTGGAGCTGTTTCAGCTGGACATGGTGAAGCTGTGGCGCTTCCTGGTCATGGTGCAGGAGGACTAccacagcctcaacccctacCATAACGCTGTGCACGCTGCTGATGTCACACAGGCCATGTACTGCTACCTGCGAGAACCCAAG CTGGCCAAGTCCCTGACGTCCTGTGACATCCTCCTGGGCCTGCTAGCAGCTGCTACTCATGACCTGGACCACCCGGGAGTCAACCAGCCTTTCCTCATCAAGACCAACCACTACCTGGCCAAGCTCTACAGG AACTCCTCTGTTCTGGAGAACCACCACTGGCGGTCTGCAGTTGGTCTGCTCAGAGAGACTGGCCTGTTCTCCCACCTGCCTGCTGAGGAAGG GCTGAAGATGGAGCGCCAGCTGGGTTCTCTGATCCTGGCCACTGACATCAGCAGACAGAACGAGTACCTGGGGAAGTTCAGAACACACCTGAACCAGGATGACCTGTGCCTGAGCAATGCCAGCCACCGACACTTCATCCTCCAG ATGGCTCTGAAGTGTGCGGACATCTGCAACCCCTGCAGACCCTGGGAGCTGAGCAAACAGTGGAGTGAGAAAGTGACTCAAGAGTTTTTTCACCAAG GAGACATTGAGAAGAAGCACAAACTTGAAGTCAGTCCACTGTGTGATAGCCAGAGAAACTCAATGGGAAACATTCAGATTG GCTTCATGACTTATGTGGTGGAGCCTCTCTTTGCTGAGTGGGGTCGGTTCTCTGACACGCGTCTGTCCCAGACCATGCTGGGCCACCTGGGGCTGAACAAGGCCAGCTGGGGTGGGTTAGTACAGCAGGAGCGGCCGTCGAGCCCCGACGAGCTGGAACCTAGCAGACCTGCCTCCGTCACCATGCCAACGCCTGCCATCACTGAGTCAGAACCAGAGTCTGCCTCTGCTGTGGAACCCACAGCCGTCAACACGGCAACAGCCACGGGAGCAACCAACTCCGAAGAAATACCTCAGGGAAGGAAAGAGTCCTGA
- the LOC135517243 gene encoding mitochondrial fission regulator 1-like isoform X1, producing MSQGNTRIEKNLDFGFSGKAYGSSRSIVRRIATNLPLKPCPRVHFQLNLYTEDGSVLNSAGGQNGLVASLADVVWIDREEKEDENYWFGFGRLRSEAPSGLMFRSHLPLPRRRSLPSLHQAEPEPQGQIRSNDEAIQKISALEMELAKLKAQIAQIVLTQEQNAQTPAPGGPPAPGRPPPPCAPPPPPLMGFQRSFSVIDLIQERRGKKTDGQTLLDQEPKQAEVPNMLDVLKDIGKVKLRPAKSPLESQAKPSEPTDAASLIANALKRKFAHRYRHNSNENKEFDFPASELKPFCSEFPKTDKVEVPLAALAENPSPCSETTPRDTHVWAAHVEMYWPEKAALSTQRWFDLHGHLSALSTCLSPVSGWPCCLTRYTINLLSIPTHNSIASVFSSCTLITYHM from the exons ATGAGTCAAGGAAATACAAGGATAGAAAAGAACCTG GACTTTGGCTTTTCAGGCAAGGCGTATGGGTCCTCAAGGAGTATTGTGAGAAGAATAGCCACCAATCTTCCCCTTAAACCATGCCCCAGGGTCCATTTTCAG CTCAATCTTTACACTGAAGACGGTAGTGTTCTGAACAGTGCTGGGGGACAGAATGGACTGGTTGCCTCTTTGGCTGATGTTGTCTGGATCgacagggaagagaaggaagatgAAAATTACTGGTTTGGATTTGGAAGACTGAG GTCAGAAGCACCGTCCGGGCTCATGTTCCGTTCTCACCTGCCTTTGCCCAGACGTAGATCATTACCCAGCCTGCACCAGGCCGAGCCAGAGCCCCAGGGTCAAATCCGCAGCAACGATGAGGCCATCCAGAAGATCAGTGCTCTGGAGATGGAGCTGGCCAAACTCAAAGCCCAGATCGCACAGATAGTACTGACCCAGGAACAGAACGCACAGACACCAG CCCCAGGTGGTCCTCCTGCCCCAGGTCGCCCTCCACCACCCTgcgcccctccccctcctccactcaTGGGATTCCAGCGGAGCTTCTCGGTCATTGACCTCATCCAGGAGCGCCGTGGGAAGAAGACAGATGGCCAGACACTGCTGGACCAGGAGCCCAAGCAGGCAGAGGTCCCCAACATGCTGGATGTGCTTAAAGACATCGGCAAAGTCAAGCTACGCCCTGCTAAGAG CCCGCTGGAGAGCCAAGCCAAGCCTAGTGAGCCCACAGATGCTGCGTCTCTCATCGCTAATGCCTTGAAGCGCAAGTTCGCCCATCGCTATCGCCACAACAGCAATGAGAACAAGGAGTTTGACTTCCCAGCCTCTGAACTGAAACCTTTCTGTTCTGAATTCCCCAAGACTGACAAAGTAGAGGTTCCCCTG GCAGCACTGGCTGAAAACCCCAGCCCCTGTAGTGAAACTACACCCAGAGACACCCATG TTTGGGCAGCACATGTTGAAATGTACTGGCCAGAGAAAGCTGCTCTGAGCACCCAGAGATGGTTTGACCTCCATGGACACTTAAGTGCCTTATCAACCTGTTTGTCACCGGTCTCTGGATGGCCATGTTGTTTGACTAGATATACAATCAATCTGCTCTCTATTCCTACTCACAACAGTATTGCCTCAGTCTTCAGTTCTTGCACTTTGATAACATACCATATgtaa